A part of Nevskiales bacterium genomic DNA contains:
- a CDS encoding C40 family peptidase — protein sequence MRPIIAIPALLLTAALAACTVIEPPAPRSDPRDVVVDEAVAQLDRSYRYRGSDPTGFDASGLVRYVYARCCGIELPHSAEAQRAQGTSIDYSRVRRGDLLFYRLEETPFGELHVGIYIGRSRMVHIREQGRVQIEPIDLPYWQRRLEDVVSYLP from the coding sequence GCACTGCTGCTGACAGCGGCGCTGGCCGCCTGCACGGTCATCGAACCGCCCGCACCCCGGAGCGACCCCCGCGACGTCGTCGTGGACGAGGCAGTGGCACAGCTCGACCGCTCCTACCGTTATCGCGGCAGCGATCCGACCGGCTTCGACGCCAGCGGACTGGTGCGCTACGTGTACGCGCGCTGCTGCGGAATCGAGCTGCCGCACAGCGCCGAGGCGCAACGCGCGCAGGGGACCTCCATTGACTACAGTCGCGTGCGCCGCGGCGACCTGCTGTTCTACAGACTGGAGGAGACGCCGTTCGGGGAACTGCATGTCGGCATCTATATCGGACGCTCGCGCATGGTTCACATCCGCGAACAGGGCCGCGTGCAGATCGAGCCCATCGATCTGCCCTATTGGCAACGGCGGCTCGAAGACGTCGTCAGCTACCTGCCCTGA
- the rplS gene encoding 50S ribosomal protein L19 codes for MSKIIEQIESEQMQKKLPDFGPGDTVVVQVKVKEGDRERLQAFEGVVIAKKNRGLNSSFTVRKISHGEGVERVFQTYSPTIGGIEVKRRGDVRRAKLYYLRKLAGKAARITEKLG; via the coding sequence ATGAGCAAAATCATCGAGCAGATCGAATCGGAACAGATGCAGAAAAAGCTGCCGGACTTCGGCCCCGGCGACACCGTCGTGGTGCAGGTCAAGGTCAAGGAAGGCGATCGCGAGCGCCTGCAGGCCTTCGAGGGCGTGGTCATCGCCAAGAAGAACCGCGGTCTGAACTCCTCTTTCACCGTGCGCAAGATTTCGCACGGGGAGGGCGTCGAGCGTGTGTTCCAGACTTACAGCCCGACGATCGGTGGCATCGAGGTCAAGCGCCGCGGCGACGTGCGCCGCGCCAAGCTGTACTACCTGCGCAAGCTGGCGGGCAAGGCCGCGCGTATCACCGAAAAGCTGGGCTAG
- the trmD gene encoding tRNA (guanosine(37)-N1)-methyltransferase TrmD: MRIEVVTLFPAFVEQVTKWGVTGRAVERGLLKLQCWNPRDYAQDRHLSVDDRPYGGGPGMVMKVGPVQAALRAAREAAGAQAKVIYLSPQGERLTQPLVRALAQQPGYVLLCGRYEGLDQRLIDREVDLELSIGDYVLSGGELGAMVLIDALTRLLPGVLGDAESAQQDSFMAGLLDHPHYTRPEQLAWAGEGAQTVPAVLLSGDHAQIARWRLKQALGRTWLKRPDLLDGLELSETQQTLLREWIEDYLAGGRSDGK, encoded by the coding sequence ATGAGGATTGAGGTCGTGACGCTGTTCCCGGCGTTCGTGGAGCAGGTCACGAAATGGGGTGTCACCGGTCGCGCGGTGGAGCGCGGTCTGCTGAAGCTGCAGTGCTGGAATCCGCGCGATTACGCGCAGGACCGGCACCTCAGCGTGGACGACCGCCCATACGGCGGCGGACCCGGCATGGTGATGAAGGTAGGGCCTGTGCAGGCGGCGCTACGGGCAGCCCGCGAGGCCGCCGGTGCGCAGGCGAAGGTGATCTACCTCAGCCCGCAGGGCGAGCGACTGACGCAGCCACTGGTCCGCGCGCTGGCGCAGCAGCCGGGGTACGTGCTGCTGTGCGGGCGTTACGAAGGACTCGACCAGCGCCTGATCGACCGGGAAGTCGATCTGGAGCTGTCGATCGGCGACTATGTGCTCTCCGGCGGCGAGCTGGGCGCGATGGTGCTGATCGACGCGCTGACGCGGCTGTTGCCCGGCGTGCTGGGCGATGCGGAATCGGCGCAGCAGGATTCGTTCATGGCGGGCCTGCTGGACCACCCGCACTACACGCGCCCCGAGCAGCTGGCATGGGCCGGCGAGGGTGCGCAGACGGTGCCGGCAGTGCTGCTGAGCGGCGACCATGCGCAGATCGCGCGCTGGCGGCTCAAACAGGCGCTGGGCCGGACATGGCTGAAGCGGCCGGATTTGCTGGACGGGCTCGAGTTGAGCGAGACGCAGCAGACTCTGCTGCGCGAATGGATCGAAGACTATCTGGCCGGTGGCCGGAGCGACGGTAAATAG
- the rimM gene encoding ribosome maturation factor RimM (Essential for efficient processing of 16S rRNA), which produces MGADANRRIVLGRIVGVFGVKGWVKLESWTRPPENILGYRQWQLGRAGRWQVARLIEGRRQGRGLVAQLADESGSVCDDRDRAAALVGSEIAVMREALPALGPNEFYWADLLGLEVETLQGRRLGRVRELLETPAHDMLVVGGETGVRWIPCVLGPIVKSVDLAAGRIQVDWDPDAVE; this is translated from the coding sequence ATGGGCGCTGACGCCAACCGGCGCATCGTCCTGGGGCGCATCGTCGGCGTGTTTGGCGTCAAGGGTTGGGTCAAGCTGGAATCCTGGACCCGACCGCCGGAAAACATCCTGGGGTACCGCCAATGGCAGCTCGGGCGCGCCGGCCGGTGGCAGGTCGCCCGCCTGATCGAAGGCCGCCGACAGGGCCGGGGCCTGGTGGCGCAACTGGCGGACGAGAGCGGAAGCGTCTGCGATGACCGCGACCGGGCGGCGGCGCTGGTCGGTAGCGAGATCGCGGTTATGCGCGAGGCTTTGCCGGCCCTGGGCCCGAACGAGTTTTACTGGGCCGACCTGCTGGGGCTCGAAGTTGAGACCCTGCAGGGGCGGCGGTTGGGCCGGGTGCGCGAACTGTTGGAAACGCCGGCGCACGACATGCTGGTGGTCGGCGGTGAGACGGGCGTGCGCTGGATTCCCTGTGTGCTGGGGCCGATCGTGAAGTCGGTGGATCTCGCAGCCGGACGGATCCAGGTGGACTGGGATCCGGACGCGGTCGAGTAG
- the ffh gene encoding signal recognition particle protein has translation MFQNLGERLTRTLQQLRGQGRITEDNVRDTLREVRMALLEADVALPVVRQFIEDIRGRAVGAEVMQSLTPGQALIKIVHEELVKILGAENAALNLRTQPPAVILMAGLQGSGKTTSTGKLAKLVKEQLHKRVLVSSTDVYRPAALQQLQTLAGQVGVDYFPAGPGQSPVEIASAARQHAKLQQYDLLIVDTAGRLAIDAAMMDEIRALHVALDPVETLFVVDSMSGQDAANTAKAFGDALPLTGVILTKTDGDARGGAALSVRQVTGRPIKYIGVSEKPDGLQAFHPERIASRILGMGDVLSLVEEASRKVDRRQAEQMAGKLARGKGFDLEDLRAQLQQMLEMGGLSKLLEQLPGAGQLPAAAKTQVNDRDLRRQIAIIGSMTPQERRFPELIRASRKRRIAAGSGTQVQDVNRLLRQHEDMQRMMKQFSKGGLGRMLKAMKGRLPPGIPG, from the coding sequence ATGTTCCAGAACCTGGGCGAACGCCTCACGCGCACCCTGCAGCAGCTGCGCGGGCAGGGGCGCATCACCGAAGACAACGTCCGCGACACCTTGCGCGAGGTGCGCATGGCGCTGCTGGAGGCCGATGTGGCCTTGCCGGTGGTCAGGCAGTTCATCGAGGACATCCGCGGGCGTGCCGTCGGGGCCGAGGTGATGCAGAGCCTGACCCCGGGCCAGGCGCTGATCAAGATCGTGCACGAGGAATTGGTCAAGATCCTCGGTGCCGAGAACGCAGCGCTGAACCTGCGCACGCAGCCGCCCGCGGTGATCCTCATGGCCGGCCTGCAGGGCTCCGGCAAGACCACCAGCACCGGAAAGCTGGCGAAACTGGTCAAGGAGCAGCTGCACAAGCGCGTCTTGGTGAGCAGCACGGACGTTTACCGGCCGGCCGCCCTGCAGCAGCTGCAGACGCTGGCCGGGCAGGTCGGGGTGGATTATTTTCCCGCCGGCCCAGGGCAGTCGCCCGTCGAGATCGCGAGCGCCGCGCGGCAACACGCGAAACTGCAGCAATACGATCTGCTGATCGTCGATACCGCCGGTCGGCTCGCCATCGATGCGGCGATGATGGACGAGATCCGCGCGCTGCACGTCGCGCTGGACCCGGTGGAAACCCTGTTCGTGGTGGACAGCATGAGCGGTCAGGATGCTGCCAACACCGCCAAGGCCTTCGGCGATGCGCTGCCGCTCACCGGCGTGATCCTGACCAAGACCGACGGCGACGCCCGGGGCGGCGCCGCGCTGTCGGTGCGCCAGGTCACCGGCCGGCCGATCAAGTACATCGGCGTCAGCGAAAAACCGGACGGTCTGCAGGCCTTCCATCCGGAGCGCATCGCCTCGCGCATCCTCGGCATGGGCGATGTGCTCAGCCTGGTCGAGGAGGCCAGCCGCAAGGTGGACCGCCGCCAGGCCGAGCAGATGGCCGGCAAGCTGGCCCGCGGCAAGGGCTTCGATCTGGAAGACCTGCGTGCCCAGCTGCAGCAGATGCTGGAAATGGGCGGGCTGTCCAAGCTGCTGGAGCAGCTGCCGGGCGCGGGACAGCTGCCCGCCGCCGCCAAGACCCAGGTGAACGACCGGGACCTCAGGCGCCAGATCGCCATCATCGGTTCGATGACGCCCCAGGAACGGCGTTTCCCGGAGCTGATTCGTGCCTCCCGCAAGCGCCGCATCGCGGCCGGTTCCGGCACCCAGGTCCAGGACGTCAACCGGCTGCTGCGCCAGCACGAGGATATGCAGCGGATGATGAAGCAGTTTTCCAAGGGTGGCCTGGGGCGTATGCTCAAGGCCATGAAGGGCCGGCTGCCGCCCGGCATACCCGGCTGA
- the ccsA gene encoding cytochrome c biogenesis protein CcsA has protein sequence MNLPISLTVALYLVATLLLGWRLRAGEAASNGFRGPALGLGVVAVFAHGWLLQQALWQDAGLDLNLGHALSLFSWLSALLLCLLSLRRPLENLGLVLFPFAAVGTALGLAWRGSNAVLVEAGWALQLHIVLSVLAYGVLTLAAVQALVLAVQDRQLHRHRSGGWLRVLPPLQTMEQLLFELTATGFFLLSLALLSGLVFVEDLLAQHLAHKTFFSVLAWLFYALLLWGHWRFGWRGRTATRGTLIGYLTLVLAYFGSKFVLEQLLGTHWA, from the coding sequence GTGAACCTGCCGATCAGCCTCACCGTAGCGCTGTATCTCGTCGCCACCCTGCTGCTGGGCTGGCGTTTGCGCGCCGGCGAGGCTGCGTCCAACGGCTTCCGCGGCCCGGCGCTGGGGCTGGGGGTCGTCGCCGTGTTCGCGCACGGCTGGTTGCTGCAGCAGGCCTTGTGGCAGGACGCCGGCCTCGATCTCAACCTGGGCCATGCGCTGTCCCTGTTCAGCTGGCTGTCGGCGCTGCTGCTGTGCTTGCTCAGCCTGCGCCGGCCGCTGGAAAACCTGGGGCTCGTCCTGTTCCCGTTCGCGGCCGTCGGCACGGCGCTCGGGCTGGCCTGGCGTGGCAGCAATGCCGTGCTGGTCGAAGCCGGCTGGGCGCTGCAGTTGCATATCGTGCTCTCGGTGCTGGCCTATGGCGTACTGACGCTGGCGGCAGTGCAAGCGCTGGTGCTGGCTGTCCAGGACCGGCAGCTGCATCGCCATCGCAGCGGTGGCTGGCTGCGGGTATTGCCGCCGCTGCAGACCATGGAGCAACTCTTGTTCGAGCTGACTGCGACAGGCTTCTTCCTGCTCAGCCTGGCGCTGCTGAGCGGCTTGGTCTTCGTCGAAGACCTGTTGGCCCAGCACCTGGCCCATAAAACCTTCTTCTCGGTACTGGCCTGGCTGTTCTATGCCCTGCTGCTGTGGGGCCACTGGCGCTTCGGCTGGCGCGGGCGCACCGCCACCCGCGGCACGCTGATTGGCTACTTGACGCTGGTGCTGGCCTACTTCGGCAGCAAGTTCGTGCTGGAACAGCTGCTCGGCACGCACTGGGCCTGA
- a CDS encoding HlyC/CorC family transporter, translating to MDAIPLLYLVVFVIVCFIFSGFFSGSETGLMALNRYRLRHLAKSGHRGAQFASRLLERPDRLIGLILLLNNLAQALIPMLLLMVVQRLVGDPELALAIATVATALMIFIFAESMPKTLGAIHPERLAMPAAYVYYPLVRLFQPLLWLTNLTTNGLLRLIGVSPEQAAAHSISTEELRTVVAEAGALLPRRHRRMLLSILDLEKITVEDIMVPRTEIVGIDLSQDWDRILQSLIGNQHTRLPVYDGSIDELRGIVHMRRVLGLYIENRLNRETLLGLAREPYYVPAGTPLNQQLVNFQHQKRRIGFVVDEYGDLLGLVTLEDILEEIVGDFTSDPLMRLRNVTRNPDDSFTAAGTVTVRMFNRATGWKLPTSGPKTLNGLIVEYLEDIPQPGTSLRLGGYTLEIAEMEDNVVRSVRIRQNEEPARAQ from the coding sequence TTGGACGCAATACCGCTACTCTATCTTGTTGTTTTCGTTATTGTTTGCTTCATATTCTCGGGCTTTTTCTCCGGGTCTGAAACGGGCCTGATGGCCCTCAACCGCTACCGCCTGCGGCACTTGGCGAAATCCGGTCACCGCGGCGCCCAGTTCGCCTCCCGGCTGCTGGAACGCCCCGACCGTCTGATCGGCCTGATCCTGCTGCTCAACAACCTGGCCCAGGCCCTGATCCCCATGCTGCTGCTGATGGTGGTGCAGCGCCTGGTGGGGGATCCCGAGCTGGCGCTGGCGATCGCAACCGTCGCCACCGCGCTGATGATTTTCATCTTCGCGGAATCCATGCCCAAGACCCTGGGCGCGATCCACCCCGAGCGGCTGGCGATGCCGGCGGCCTACGTCTACTACCCGCTGGTGCGCCTGTTCCAGCCGCTGCTGTGGCTGACCAATCTGACCACCAACGGCCTGTTGCGCCTGATCGGCGTATCCCCGGAACAGGCCGCGGCGCACAGCATCAGCACCGAGGAGCTGCGCACCGTCGTGGCCGAGGCCGGGGCGCTGCTGCCGCGTCGGCACCGGCGCATGCTGCTGTCGATCCTCGACCTCGAGAAGATCACGGTCGAGGACATCATGGTGCCGCGCACCGAGATCGTCGGCATCGACCTCAGCCAGGACTGGGACCGCATCCTGCAGAGCCTGATCGGCAACCAGCACACGCGGCTGCCGGTCTACGACGGCAGCATCGACGAGCTGCGCGGCATCGTGCACATGCGTCGCGTGCTCGGCCTGTACATCGAAAACCGGCTCAACCGGGAAACGCTGCTGGGACTGGCACGCGAGCCCTACTACGTGCCCGCCGGCACGCCGCTCAACCAGCAGCTGGTCAACTTCCAGCACCAGAAGCGGCGCATCGGCTTCGTGGTGGACGAGTACGGCGACCTGCTCGGCCTGGTCACCCTGGAGGACATCCTCGAGGAGATCGTCGGCGACTTCACCAGCGACCCGCTCATGCGCCTGCGCAACGTCACGCGCAACCCCGACGACAGCTTCACCGCCGCCGGCACAGTCACCGTGCGCATGTTCAACCGCGCCACCGGCTGGAAACTGCCGACCAGCGGCCCGAAGACGCTCAACGGGCTGATCGTGGAATACCTCGAGGACATCCCGCAGCCCGGCACCTCGCTCCGGCTGGGCGGCTACACCCTGGAGATCGCCGAGATGGAAGACAACGTGGTGCGCAGCGTGCGCATCCGGCAGAACGAGGAGCCGGCGCGCGCGCAATAG
- the radA gene encoding DNA repair protein RadA: MSKSRTVYSCQQCGAQQPKWAGQCPDCGAWNSLVETLSVAAGGGKGLRAVGYAGESRVRLLRDVALREAPRAGSGLTELDRVLGGGWVPGSVILIGGDPGIGKSTLLLQVMCGLPEGVKGLYITGEESLEQVHLRARRLGLPDTALGLLAETCVERILDLAQAERPRIMVVDSIQTMFTEALASAPGSVSQLRESAAMLVRFAKQTGTTVILVGHVTKEGVIAGPRVLEHMVDTVLYFESDRGSRYRVIRAAKNRFGAVNELGVFAMTDTGLKEVSNPSAIFLSRHEQPVPGSVTMVTREGSRPLLVEVQALVDQSHGAAPRRVALGPDANRLAMLLAVLHRHGGVAMYDQDVFVNVVGGMRVTETAADLPILLAALSSFRNRPLANDLVVFGEVGLAGEIRPVQGGEDRLREAAKHGFTRAVVPKANAPRPGRIPGLDILAADRLAQVLDVA, encoded by the coding sequence ATGAGCAAGTCCAGAACAGTTTACAGCTGCCAGCAATGCGGCGCGCAGCAGCCCAAGTGGGCCGGGCAGTGCCCGGACTGCGGCGCCTGGAACAGCCTGGTGGAAACGCTCAGTGTCGCGGCCGGCGGCGGCAAGGGCCTGCGCGCGGTCGGCTATGCCGGCGAGTCGCGCGTGCGCCTGCTCCGGGACGTCGCGCTCCGGGAGGCGCCGCGCGCTGGCAGCGGGCTCACCGAGCTGGACCGCGTGCTGGGCGGCGGCTGGGTGCCGGGCTCGGTGATCCTGATCGGCGGCGACCCCGGCATCGGCAAATCCACGCTGCTGCTGCAGGTGATGTGCGGCCTGCCCGAAGGCGTCAAGGGGCTTTACATCACCGGCGAGGAATCACTGGAGCAGGTGCATCTGCGCGCACGGCGCTTGGGGTTGCCCGACACCGCGCTCGGCCTGCTGGCGGAAACCTGCGTCGAGCGCATCCTCGACCTGGCGCAGGCCGAGCGGCCGCGCATCATGGTGGTGGACTCGATCCAGACCATGTTCACCGAGGCGCTGGCGTCGGCGCCGGGCTCGGTGTCGCAGCTGCGCGAGAGCGCCGCCATGCTGGTGCGCTTCGCCAAGCAGACTGGTACCACCGTCATCCTGGTCGGTCATGTCACCAAGGAGGGTGTGATCGCCGGCCCGCGGGTGCTCGAGCACATGGTGGACACCGTGCTGTATTTCGAGAGCGACCGCGGCAGCCGCTACCGTGTGATCCGCGCCGCCAAGAACCGCTTCGGCGCGGTCAACGAGCTGGGCGTGTTCGCCATGACCGACACCGGTCTGAAGGAAGTCAGTAATCCCTCGGCCATCTTTCTTTCCCGCCATGAGCAGCCGGTGCCCGGCAGCGTGACCATGGTCACGCGCGAGGGCAGCCGGCCGCTGCTGGTCGAGGTGCAGGCACTGGTGGACCAAAGTCATGGCGCCGCGCCGCGGCGCGTGGCGCTGGGGCCGGATGCCAACCGCCTGGCGATGCTGCTGGCGGTGCTGCACCGGCATGGCGGCGTGGCCATGTACGACCAGGACGTGTTCGTGAACGTGGTCGGTGGCATGCGCGTCACCGAGACCGCGGCCGACCTGCCGATCCTGCTGGCGGCGCTGTCCAGCTTCCGCAACCGGCCGCTGGCCAACGACCTGGTGGTGTTCGGCGAAGTCGGGCTGGCGGGTGAGATCCGCCCGGTGCAGGGCGGGGAAGATCGCCTGCGCGAGGCGGCCAAGCACGGCTTCACCCGCGCCGTGGTGCCCAAGGCCAATGCGCCGAGGCCGGGCCGCATCCCCGGGCTGGATATCCTGGCCGCCGACCGCCTGGCCCAAGTGCTGGACGTGGCCTGA
- a CDS encoding DUF1289 domain-containing protein, which produces MQTTSEQDSCEIESPCTGICRLDARQRCEGCLRSIEEIIAWPTADRETRRQILRAVAERRLGRCG; this is translated from the coding sequence GTGCAAACCACCAGCGAACAGGACTCTTGCGAGATCGAATCGCCCTGCACCGGCATCTGCCGGCTGGACGCCCGGCAACGCTGCGAGGGCTGCCTGCGCAGCATCGAGGAGATTATCGCCTGGCCCACGGCCGATCGCGAAACGCGCCGGCAGATCCTGCGCGCCGTGGCCGAACGCAGACTTGGCCGCTGCGGGTGA
- a CDS encoding diacylglycerol kinase, with product MPKPGKTGIGRIVDAQLYTIQGLRAIWKHEAAFRQECALAAVMIPAAFWIGSDAVQVALLIGVCLVVLIVELLNSAIEAVVDRIGPELHELSGRAKDMGSAAVFISLCLAGLTWLLILWQRFA from the coding sequence ATGCCCAAGCCCGGCAAGACCGGTATCGGTCGCATCGTCGATGCGCAGTTGTACACGATCCAGGGCCTGCGCGCGATCTGGAAGCACGAGGCCGCCTTCCGACAGGAATGCGCACTGGCCGCGGTCATGATCCCGGCCGCATTCTGGATCGGCAGCGACGCAGTGCAGGTCGCGCTGCTGATCGGCGTCTGCCTGGTGGTGCTGATCGTGGAACTGCTGAACTCGGCCATCGAAGCGGTCGTGGATCGCATCGGCCCGGAACTGCACGAGCTGTCCGGCCGCGCCAAGGACATGGGCTCGGCCGCGGTATTCATCAGCCTGTGCCTGGCCGGCCTGACCTGGCTGCTGATCCTGTGGCAGCGTTTTGCTTGA
- the msrA gene encoding peptide-methionine (S)-S-oxide reductase MsrA, producing the protein MFCDLRGTSLKIPPDRFPDPVQDLTLPPGSGPQVAVLAGGCFWCVEAVFKEVDGVLEVTSGYAGGDAATANYEAVCSGNTRHAEAIRLRYDPARVSYGQLLKLFFSVAHDPTQLNRQGNDRGPQYRSAIFYADEQQRIVAEAYIRQLEQAGAFKAKIVTTLEPLEAFYEAEGYHQDYAARNPGQPYIAMVAAPKVEKLRVYFGDRLKR; encoded by the coding sequence ATGTTCTGCGACCTGCGCGGCACCAGCTTGAAGATCCCGCCTGACCGCTTCCCCGACCCGGTGCAGGACCTCACCCTGCCGCCGGGCAGCGGTCCGCAAGTGGCGGTGCTGGCCGGCGGCTGCTTCTGGTGCGTCGAGGCGGTATTCAAGGAAGTGGACGGGGTGCTCGAAGTCACTTCCGGCTATGCCGGCGGCGATGCCGCCACGGCCAATTACGAAGCGGTCTGCAGCGGCAACACCCGGCACGCCGAGGCCATCCGCCTGCGCTACGACCCGGCGCGCGTGAGCTACGGCCAGCTGCTCAAGCTGTTCTTCTCAGTGGCGCACGACCCCACCCAGCTCAACCGTCAGGGCAACGACCGTGGCCCCCAGTACCGCTCGGCGATCTTCTACGCGGATGAGCAACAGCGTATCGTCGCCGAGGCCTATATCCGCCAACTCGAGCAGGCCGGCGCGTTCAAGGCGAAAATCGTCACCACGCTCGAACCGCTGGAAGCCTTCTACGAGGCCGAGGGCTATCACCAGGATTACGCCGCGCGCAACCCGGGCCAGCCCTATATCGCGATGGTCGCAGCACCGAAGGTGGAAAAGCTGCGCGTATATTTCGGCGATCGGCTCAAGCGTTAG
- the alr gene encoding alanine racemase, translated as MSRRSWAVIDLDALRHNLVRVRERAPRARVMAAVKAEAYGHGAVEVARALDADALAVATLGEALELRQAGIGRPIVLLGGVLDTDELHTATGQDLQLVVHDFHQLGLIERSACAHTAAVWIKLDTGMHRLGFESGAMPELCRRLAALPALRLQGWMTHFACADETDNPATCRQIETFRQMTAGLPGARSLANSAGILAWPDAHADWVRPGIMLYGASPLAGCSAESLGLRPVMTLRSRVLSIRELPAGEAVGYGGSWITPERMRVGILAIGYGDGYPRHAPSGTPVRVGGRRTQVVGRVSMDLLAVDLRGCDEVREGDEAVLWGEGLPADEVAAAADTIAYELFCAVRRKRVEYVYAGRPNA; from the coding sequence GTGAGTCGCCGCAGCTGGGCGGTCATCGATCTCGACGCGCTGCGCCACAATCTCGTCAGGGTCCGTGAGCGCGCGCCGCGCGCGCGGGTCATGGCGGCGGTCAAGGCCGAAGCCTACGGCCATGGCGCGGTCGAAGTGGCGCGTGCGCTCGACGCTGACGCACTCGCCGTGGCCACGCTGGGCGAGGCGCTGGAGCTGCGCCAGGCCGGCATCGGCCGGCCGATCGTGCTGCTCGGCGGCGTGTTGGACACGGATGAGCTGCATACGGCCACCGGGCAGGACCTGCAGCTCGTTGTGCACGACTTCCACCAGCTCGGCCTGATCGAGCGCAGCGCCTGCGCCCACACGGCCGCCGTCTGGATCAAACTGGATACCGGCATGCACCGGCTCGGCTTCGAGTCTGGCGCCATGCCCGAGCTGTGCCGGCGGCTGGCGGCCCTGCCGGCACTACGTCTGCAGGGCTGGATGACGCATTTCGCCTGCGCGGACGAAACGGACAACCCCGCCACGTGCCGGCAGATCGAGACCTTCAGGCAGATGACGGCCGGCCTGCCGGGCGCCCGTTCACTGGCCAATTCCGCCGGCATCCTGGCCTGGCCGGATGCGCATGCGGACTGGGTGCGCCCCGGCATCATGCTGTATGGCGCCAGCCCCCTGGCCGGGTGCAGCGCCGAATCGCTGGGCCTCAGGCCGGTCATGACCCTGCGCAGCCGCGTACTGAGCATTCGCGAGCTGCCGGCCGGCGAAGCAGTGGGTTACGGTGGCAGCTGGATCACGCCCGAGCGCATGCGCGTCGGCATCCTCGCCATCGGCTACGGCGATGGTTATCCGCGCCATGCGCCGAGCGGTACGCCGGTACGGGTCGGCGGCCGGCGCACGCAGGTCGTGGGCCGCGTGTCCATGGACCTGCTGGCCGTGGACCTGCGCGGCTGCGATGAGGTGCGCGAGGGCGACGAGGCGGTGTTGTGGGGCGAGGGCCTGCCAGCGGACGAGGTCGCCGCGGCCGCCGATACCATCGCCTACGAGCTGTTCTGCGCGGTACGACGGAAGCGCGTGGAATACGTCTACGCGGGTCGGCCTAACGCTTGA